A region of Streptomyces sp. NBC_01267 DNA encodes the following proteins:
- the tkt gene encoding transketolase: protein MTEHPQGRAPSQALAPAGRDPSLAPPRAVRAGWSALDVRAVDTVRVLAADAVQKTGNGHPGTAMSLAPLAYLLFQNVMRHDPSDDRWPGRDRFVLSCGHTSLTLYIQLYLAGYGLELGDLEKLRTWGSLTPGHPEFGHTRGVEVTTGPLGQGVGNAVGMAMDARRERGLFDPHAEPGTSPFDHHIYVLASDGDLMEGVSSEASSLAGHQELGNLVMFYDQNHISIEDDTDVSFSEDVGTRYAAYGWHVQHVDFTATGRYVEDVDALLTATEAARAETSRPSLIVLRTIIGWPAPKKQNTGKAHGAALGDEEVAAVKRLLGFDPADSFSVEDEVVAHTRRARERGRKAHEQWQQVYAAWRAEQPERAALFDRLQRRELPANWTAALPRFPADAKGMATRKASGEVLTALAPVLPELWGGSADLAGSNNSTMEGEPSFLPTERQTALWKGGPYGRTLHFGIREHAMGAVLNGIALQGVTRPYGATFLTFSDYMRPAVRLAALMKLPVVYVWTHDSIGLGEDGPTHQPVEHLAALRAVPGLDVVRPGDANETVVCWRTILEHGDRPTGLVLTRQGLPVLDRGPDAHAGAEGAARGGYVLREPRAPHSLDVILIATGSEVQIALDAQALLAGQGIGARVVSMPCQEWFAAEPEAYRNEVLPPDVRARVSVEAAVGMGWRDFVGDAGRIVGLEHFGASADYQRLYEEFGITPQAVSAAARESITAADTARS, encoded by the coding sequence ATGACCGAGCACCCGCAAGGCAGAGCCCCTTCGCAGGCCCTCGCACCGGCAGGCCGTGACCCGTCGCTGGCGCCACCCCGGGCCGTCCGCGCCGGATGGTCGGCGCTCGACGTGCGGGCCGTCGACACCGTACGGGTGCTCGCCGCGGACGCGGTGCAGAAGACCGGGAACGGCCACCCCGGCACCGCGATGAGCCTGGCGCCGCTCGCCTATCTGCTCTTCCAGAACGTGATGCGCCACGACCCCTCCGACGACCGCTGGCCGGGCCGCGACCGCTTCGTGCTGTCCTGCGGGCACACCAGCCTCACGCTGTACATCCAGCTCTACCTCGCCGGGTACGGGCTGGAACTCGGTGACCTGGAGAAGCTGCGTACGTGGGGATCGCTCACCCCCGGCCACCCGGAGTTCGGGCACACCCGCGGGGTGGAGGTCACCACCGGACCGCTGGGCCAGGGAGTGGGCAACGCGGTCGGCATGGCCATGGACGCCCGCCGCGAGCGGGGCCTGTTCGACCCCCACGCCGAGCCCGGCACCAGCCCGTTCGACCACCACATCTACGTTCTCGCCTCCGACGGCGACCTGATGGAAGGCGTCTCCTCCGAGGCCAGTTCGCTCGCCGGTCATCAGGAACTCGGCAACCTGGTCATGTTCTACGACCAGAACCACATCTCCATCGAGGACGACACCGACGTCTCCTTCAGCGAGGACGTCGGCACCCGCTACGCCGCCTACGGCTGGCACGTCCAGCACGTCGACTTCACCGCGACCGGCCGTTACGTCGAGGACGTCGACGCACTGCTGACCGCCACCGAGGCCGCTCGGGCGGAGACCTCACGGCCGTCCCTGATCGTCCTGCGCACCATCATCGGCTGGCCCGCGCCCAAGAAGCAGAACACCGGAAAGGCACACGGCGCCGCACTGGGCGACGAGGAAGTCGCCGCCGTCAAAAGGCTGCTGGGCTTCGACCCCGCCGACAGTTTCAGCGTCGAGGACGAGGTCGTCGCCCATACCCGACGGGCCCGGGAACGCGGCCGGAAAGCCCACGAGCAATGGCAGCAGGTCTATGCCGCGTGGCGCGCCGAACAACCGGAGCGGGCCGCGCTGTTCGACCGGCTGCAGCGCCGGGAACTCCCCGCGAACTGGACCGCGGCCCTGCCGCGATTCCCGGCCGACGCCAAGGGCATGGCCACCCGCAAGGCATCCGGTGAGGTCCTCACCGCGCTCGCGCCGGTCCTCCCCGAACTGTGGGGCGGCTCCGCCGACCTGGCCGGGAGCAACAACAGCACGATGGAGGGCGAACCGTCGTTCCTGCCGACGGAGCGCCAGACCGCACTGTGGAAGGGCGGCCCCTACGGCCGCACCCTGCACTTCGGTATCCGTGAGCACGCCATGGGCGCCGTCCTCAACGGCATCGCGCTGCAGGGAGTGACCCGCCCGTACGGCGCCACGTTCCTGACCTTCAGCGACTACATGCGCCCGGCCGTGCGGCTGGCCGCGCTGATGAAGCTGCCGGTCGTCTACGTCTGGACCCATGACTCCATCGGCCTGGGCGAGGACGGACCCACCCACCAGCCCGTCGAACACCTCGCGGCGCTGCGGGCCGTCCCCGGTCTGGACGTGGTCCGGCCGGGAGACGCGAACGAGACCGTCGTGTGCTGGCGCACGATCCTGGAGCACGGCGACCGGCCCACCGGACTGGTACTGACCCGCCAGGGCCTGCCGGTCCTCGACCGCGGGCCGGACGCCCACGCCGGTGCCGAAGGCGCGGCCCGTGGCGGCTACGTACTGCGCGAGCCGCGCGCGCCGCACAGCCTCGACGTCATCCTGATCGCCACCGGCTCCGAGGTGCAGATCGCGCTCGACGCGCAGGCGCTGCTCGCCGGTCAGGGCATCGGCGCCCGGGTGGTGTCGATGCCCTGCCAGGAGTGGTTCGCCGCCGAGCCCGAGGCGTACCGGAACGAGGTCCTGCCGCCGGACGTGCGGGCCCGGGTCAGCGTCGAGGCAGCGGTCGGCATGGGCTGGCGGGACTTCGTCGGCGACGCCGGACGCATCGTCGGCCTGGAGCACTTCGGCGCCTCGGCGGACTACCAGCGGCTGTACGAGGAGTTCGGCATCACCCCGCAGGCGGTGTCCGCGGCGGCGCGCGAGAGCATCACCGCCGCGGACACCGCCCGGAGCTGA
- a CDS encoding MMPL family transporter, whose product MRDTSAPHPPAPAPGGLNGLLALAGRLAVRRRSVVLLLAAALTLLCALAGHDVSGRLVNGGFVPDSAPSARAQRTMESFGGGAPGFVLLARTRGTVDAPEARRDGVHLVSRLLTDPQVVGVDSYWTGSVRPRRAAPAGTDRAADALVRALRTADGHTAVVLVRLRGSAGGTRAAVDRLLPEVTGVRGPLRVDATGQAAALKDLEDQSEKDLRTAELIAAPAVLLLLLWAFGSLWAALLPLAVGAVAVAGALAVLRALTTVTEVSVFALNLTTAVGLAMAVDYSLFLVARYREERAAGASHDAALRQMMTTGGRTVVVSAAVVGAALAGLLVFPLYFLRSLAWAGLAVVALAAVTALLLVPAALSCLGEDRAGTDWFARRRFRGATEQGRWYRLAVLSMRRPVAVGVGGLLVLAALALPFHRAVFGLSDERVLPPTASVAGTARVLHAQLPSVTGSSTDVVLPRWQPESPRRLSELDAYARQLSALPGATGVRTVTGVYAAGRPVLSCPAHATDPAAVRVTCTDLAARHRAAAGTWVAVSGPASAYGPASTRLTRDIRSTGAPTAVRLAGPAAELADIKSAIAGRLPYAAGLVALCTLVLLALFTRSLFLPVKALVMNLLSLTATAGGMVWIFQDGHLRFLVGDFTVTGTIDLLTPMVAICLAFGLSMDYEVLLLSRIGEAHTRTRDTARATAAGLQAAAPLFTASAAVVIAVLLALASAQITVIKLIGVTVALSLLIDTLLIRPLLVPAVMALAGPVNWWLPSRFRRERPAVPPPVVPAPASAVGTAPGAPLDDRTPQAR is encoded by the coding sequence GTGCGCGACACATCGGCCCCGCATCCACCCGCTCCGGCCCCCGGCGGTCTGAACGGCCTGCTCGCCCTGGCGGGGCGCCTCGCCGTACGGCGGCGGAGCGTGGTGCTGCTGCTCGCGGCGGCCCTGACACTGCTGTGCGCACTGGCGGGCCACGACGTCAGCGGGCGCCTGGTCAACGGCGGGTTCGTACCCGATTCCGCACCTTCCGCCCGCGCACAGAGAACCATGGAGTCCTTCGGCGGCGGCGCCCCCGGCTTCGTCCTGCTGGCGCGCACCAGGGGCACGGTCGACGCGCCGGAGGCCCGGCGTGACGGCGTACACCTCGTCTCCCGGCTCCTCACCGACCCGCAGGTCGTCGGGGTGGACTCCTACTGGACCGGCTCGGTGCGTCCCCGCCGGGCGGCGCCGGCCGGGACGGATCGGGCCGCGGACGCCCTGGTGCGGGCGCTGCGCACGGCGGACGGGCACACCGCGGTCGTGCTGGTGCGGCTACGCGGCAGCGCGGGCGGGACACGCGCCGCGGTGGACCGGCTGCTGCCGGAGGTCACCGGGGTCCGGGGTCCGCTCCGGGTCGACGCGACCGGGCAGGCCGCAGCCCTCAAGGACCTGGAGGACCAGAGCGAGAAGGATCTGCGTACGGCCGAACTCATCGCCGCACCGGCCGTGTTGCTCCTGCTGCTCTGGGCCTTCGGCAGTCTGTGGGCGGCGCTGCTGCCCCTGGCCGTCGGCGCGGTGGCGGTGGCCGGGGCGCTGGCTGTGCTGCGCGCGCTGACCACGGTCACCGAGGTATCGGTGTTCGCGTTGAATCTCACGACCGCCGTGGGCCTGGCGATGGCCGTCGACTACAGCCTCTTCCTGGTGGCCCGCTACCGGGAGGAACGCGCCGCCGGGGCGTCCCATGACGCCGCGCTGCGGCAGATGATGACGACCGGTGGCCGCACCGTCGTGGTGTCCGCCGCTGTCGTCGGGGCCGCCCTGGCGGGGCTGTTGGTCTTCCCGCTGTACTTTCTGCGGTCTCTCGCCTGGGCCGGGCTGGCTGTCGTGGCGCTGGCGGCCGTCACGGCGCTGCTGCTGGTTCCCGCCGCGCTGTCCTGTCTCGGTGAGGACCGGGCCGGCACCGACTGGTTCGCCCGGCGGCGGTTCCGGGGGGCGACCGAGCAGGGGCGCTGGTACCGGCTGGCCGTGCTGTCGATGCGCCGCCCGGTCGCCGTCGGTGTCGGGGGGCTTCTGGTGCTGGCCGCGCTCGCGTTGCCGTTCCACCGCGCGGTCTTCGGGCTCAGCGACGAACGCGTGCTCCCTCCCACCGCCTCCGTGGCCGGTACGGCGCGGGTCCTGCACGCGCAGCTGCCCTCGGTCACGGGCTCCTCCACCGATGTCGTACTACCGCGCTGGCAGCCCGAATCGCCCCGGCGGCTGAGCGAACTCGACGCCTACGCACGCCAGTTGTCCGCGCTGCCCGGCGCCACCGGGGTGCGCACCGTCACCGGGGTCTACGCGGCCGGGCGCCCGGTCCTGAGCTGTCCGGCCCACGCCACCGACCCGGCGGCGGTACGGGTCACCTGCACCGACCTCGCCGCCCGGCACCGCGCGGCGGCCGGGACCTGGGTCGCGGTGAGCGGTCCCGCGTCGGCGTACGGCCCGGCGAGCACCCGGCTGACCCGGGACATCCGCTCCACCGGCGCCCCCACGGCGGTACGTCTCGCCGGGCCCGCCGCGGAACTGGCCGACATCAAGTCCGCCATCGCCGGCCGGCTGCCGTACGCGGCGGGGCTGGTCGCCCTCTGCACACTGGTCCTGCTGGCCCTGTTCACCCGCAGCCTCTTCCTCCCCGTGAAGGCGCTGGTGATGAATCTGCTCAGTCTCACGGCGACCGCGGGAGGCATGGTCTGGATCTTCCAGGACGGTCATCTCAGGTTCCTGGTGGGCGACTTCACGGTCACCGGCACCATCGACCTGCTCACTCCGATGGTGGCGATCTGTCTGGCTTTCGGGCTGTCCATGGACTACGAGGTGCTGCTGCTCTCCCGCATCGGCGAGGCACACACCCGGACCCGTGACACCGCTCGGGCCACCGCTGCCGGACTTCAGGCCGCCGCACCGCTGTTCACCGCCTCCGCCGCCGTCGTCATCGCGGTGCTGCTGGCCCTGGCCTCGGCCCAGATCACGGTGATCAAGCTGATCGGTGTCACCGTCGCGCTGTCGCTGCTGATCGACACGCTGCTCATCCGCCCGCTGCTGGTGCCCGCGGTGATGGCCCTGGCGGGCCCGGTCAACTGGTGGCTGCCGTCCCGGTTCCGGCGGGAGCGGCCCGCCGTCCCGCCGCCGGTTGTTCCCGCACCGGCGTCCGCCGTCGGCACCGCACCCGGCGCGCCGCTCGACGACCGGACCCCGCAGGCCCGGTGA
- a CDS encoding SDR family oxidoreductase translates to MTGATGFLASHLLLHMLPRGIQVVALVRRPPERALASLALALRSAGAPDETVRRVPRQVRAVQVTLDQPRLGLSRAEFRTVADSVDAVWHCAALTKLRGAADDLHRTNVEGTRQILALATAGTRRPYLFHVSTAFVAGARLEGHVPESELTAHSGFLTPYEESKHRAETLVHAWARGTGRGVRIFRPSVLLSDRTALPLAPQHTYAVLAAKLALFLRTGSRAAAELSTAAGDATGRLTVRLLGESDARINLLQVDDAARGMLRLAEQPSGPGVHVHHIVHPTETPVARVNDALQRSVPRLRLTLVPDRPEPTGLERALDRYGAEATAYLGLRRSYERTSLQDLERRQLAVPPAPVDSSYLDAALAPPVMAR, encoded by the coding sequence ATGACCGGCGCCACCGGATTCCTCGCCTCGCATCTTCTGCTGCACATGCTGCCGCGGGGCATCCAGGTGGTGGCGCTGGTCCGCAGACCACCGGAACGGGCACTGGCCTCCCTCGCGCTGGCACTGCGCTCGGCCGGTGCCCCGGACGAGACCGTGCGACGGGTACCCCGCCAGGTACGGGCCGTCCAGGTCACCCTGGACCAGCCCCGACTCGGCCTGTCCCGGGCCGAGTTCCGTACGGTCGCCGACAGCGTGGACGCCGTCTGGCACTGTGCCGCCCTGACCAAACTGCGCGGGGCTGCCGACGACCTCCACCGGACCAATGTGGAGGGCACCCGCCAGATCCTCGCGCTGGCCACCGCGGGTACGCGCCGCCCGTATCTCTTCCACGTCAGCACCGCCTTCGTGGCCGGAGCCCGCCTCGAAGGCCATGTGCCCGAAAGTGAACTGACGGCGCACAGCGGATTCCTGACGCCGTACGAGGAGTCCAAGCACCGCGCCGAGACCCTGGTGCACGCCTGGGCGCGCGGCACCGGCCGCGGCGTCCGGATCTTCCGTCCCAGCGTCCTGCTGAGCGACCGCACCGCCCTGCCGCTGGCGCCGCAGCACACCTACGCGGTCCTGGCCGCCAAACTCGCCCTGTTCCTCCGGACCGGCTCCCGGGCGGCGGCCGAGCTGTCCACCGCCGCGGGGGACGCCACCGGTCGCCTGACGGTCCGGCTGCTGGGGGAATCCGACGCCCGTATCAATCTGCTGCAGGTCGACGACGCGGCCCGGGGCATGCTGCGGCTGGCCGAACAGCCGTCCGGGCCGGGCGTGCACGTCCATCACATCGTGCATCCCACCGAGACCCCGGTCGCCCGGGTGAACGACGCGCTGCAGCGGTCCGTACCGCGCCTGCGCCTCACGCTGGTCCCCGACCGGCCGGAGCCCACCGGTCTGGAGCGGGCCCTGGACCGGTACGGCGCCGAGGCCACCGCCTACCTCGGGCTGCGCCGCAGCTATGAACGCACCAGTCTCCAGGACCTGGAACGGCGTCAACTGGCCGTGCCACCGGCCCCGGTCGACAGTTCCTATCTGGATGCCGCTCTCGCCCCACCCGTCATGGCTCGCTGA
- a CDS encoding acyl carrier protein, translated as METRITAVISRHFGLDPAEITPATTFEDLDMDSLALAETVVVLEEELGFEFPDIEGAFSPKATLAQAAEALALLVPTAPAGS; from the coding sequence ATGGAAACCCGGATCACCGCCGTCATCTCCCGGCACTTCGGACTGGATCCGGCAGAGATCACTCCGGCCACCACCTTCGAGGACCTCGACATGGACTCCCTCGCCCTCGCGGAGACCGTCGTCGTCCTGGAGGAGGAACTGGGCTTCGAATTCCCGGACATCGAAGGGGCCTTCTCGCCGAAGGCCACCCTGGCCCAGGCCGCCGAGGCACTGGCCCTGCTGGTACCGACCGCGCCCGCCGGGTCATGA
- a CDS encoding beta-ketoacyl-[acyl-carrier-protein] synthase family protein, whose amino-acid sequence MTRRSVSVTGIGMTTPAGVGVSAGWSGLCQGLSTAAPDPRLTGMPVSFSCRIPGFDATEAIGRRIVWRTDRFVHLALVTAREALADSGIDTGTWDGSRVGVVIGVGSSSQDTATREYEHLARGAYRALSPTDVPRSMPNMAPAEIAIDCRATGPNFAVSTACASGATAIGLAHDLIVSGTCDIVIAGGAESAGSSRLAAGAFWRMGALSTRSDDPAGASRPFDADRDGFVLGEGAGILVLEETRHARARRATVHAQLAGYGTTCDAHHWTTPHPQGRGTVQALGTALAGAGLEPCDIGHVNAHATSTPANDISEAEALRTFFGTPPPVTATKSVIGHAIAGAGAIEAVVSVLSLTRQTIHPTANLDRLDPAVDLDVVTKVPRSHRMDAVASTSIGFGGQNTALVFTSA is encoded by the coding sequence ATGACCCGGCGCTCCGTCTCGGTCACCGGCATCGGGATGACGACCCCCGCGGGTGTGGGCGTGTCCGCCGGGTGGTCCGGCCTGTGCCAGGGCCTCTCCACCGCCGCACCCGACCCGAGGCTGACCGGCATGCCGGTCAGCTTCTCCTGCCGGATCCCCGGATTCGACGCGACCGAAGCGATCGGCCGCCGCATCGTCTGGCGCACCGACCGGTTCGTGCACCTCGCGCTGGTCACCGCGCGGGAAGCCCTCGCGGACTCCGGCATCGACACCGGGACCTGGGACGGCAGCCGGGTCGGTGTCGTCATCGGGGTCGGCTCCAGCAGCCAGGACACGGCCACCCGCGAGTACGAACATCTGGCCCGCGGCGCCTACCGGGCGCTCTCACCGACCGATGTGCCCCGCAGCATGCCCAACATGGCCCCCGCGGAGATCGCCATCGACTGCCGGGCCACCGGGCCCAACTTCGCGGTCAGCACGGCCTGCGCGTCAGGTGCCACCGCCATCGGACTCGCCCACGACCTGATCGTCTCGGGGACCTGCGACATCGTCATCGCCGGGGGCGCGGAGTCGGCGGGATCCTCCCGGCTGGCCGCCGGCGCCTTCTGGCGGATGGGCGCCCTGTCCACCAGGTCCGACGACCCCGCCGGTGCCTCCCGGCCCTTCGACGCCGACCGCGACGGCTTCGTCCTGGGCGAGGGCGCGGGCATCCTCGTCCTGGAGGAGACCCGGCACGCCAGGGCCCGCCGGGCGACCGTCCACGCCCAGCTCGCCGGATACGGCACCACCTGCGACGCCCACCACTGGACCACCCCGCACCCGCAGGGGCGCGGCACGGTGCAGGCGCTGGGCACGGCCCTCGCCGGAGCCGGACTCGAACCCTGCGACATCGGCCACGTCAACGCACATGCCACCTCCACCCCGGCCAACGACATCAGCGAGGCGGAAGCCCTGCGTACGTTCTTCGGCACGCCCCCGCCCGTGACCGCCACCAAGAGCGTCATCGGGCACGCCATCGCGGGCGCCGGAGCGATCGAAGCCGTGGTGAGCGTCCTGAGCCTCACCCGGCAGACCATCCACCCCACCGCCAACCTCGACCGGCTCGACCCCGCGGTGGACCTCGACGTGGTCACCAAAGTGCCGCGCAGCCACCGGATGGACGCCGTGGCGAGTACGTCCATCGGTTTTGGCGGCCAGAACACCGCCCTGGTCTTCACCTCCGCATGA
- a CDS encoding cytochrome P450: MNASSRAAGAVPEPVPLGCPALYERGFDAAAGRLAAPGGPALRPVTLNGGLRAWAATEPALARGILTDPRLTNDIAEVGTPVQGFPDRRYPEDFFAHAPQLLSASGERHRRLRRIVAPYFSAAAVASMAARLRCGTARIIEDLADRDRIDIVTDFALPLAGAAVGEILDIPADRRLPAVTAALAASAVDPAAEDAGAAHRAFSRTVLNVIGVARRSTAATPATALLRAQRAGEISSAELAGMIGMLLIGTVDSLTTVVPAGTLMAVRRPDVRHGLSHDTGPTTALTEEILRLNPPFQHTGWRFTREPCRIADVPLPHGAVVVTSLLAANLDPGLWPDPLRADPHRAAPGSHLSFGHGPHYCLGAALGRQLVHSALTGLFGRLPGLGLADTAGELTWHGTCLRRLDSLPADPGGGHRMPPGRVPHSSK, translated from the coding sequence ATGAACGCTTCGTCGCGTGCCGCCGGTGCGGTGCCCGAGCCGGTACCGCTGGGCTGCCCGGCCCTGTACGAGCGGGGATTCGACGCGGCGGCCGGACGACTGGCGGCACCGGGCGGTCCGGCGCTGCGCCCGGTCACGCTCAACGGGGGGCTGCGCGCCTGGGCCGCCACGGAGCCCGCGCTGGCGCGCGGCATCCTCACCGACCCCCGGCTGACCAACGACATCGCCGAGGTGGGCACGCCCGTGCAGGGCTTCCCCGACCGCCGGTACCCGGAGGACTTCTTCGCCCACGCGCCACAGTTGCTGTCCGCCTCCGGGGAGCGCCACCGCAGACTCCGCAGGATCGTCGCGCCCTACTTCAGCGCCGCCGCGGTGGCGTCGATGGCCGCGCGGCTGCGGTGCGGCACGGCCCGGATCATCGAGGACCTCGCCGACCGCGACCGGATCGACATCGTCACCGACTTCGCCCTGCCGCTGGCCGGCGCCGCGGTCGGCGAGATCCTCGACATCCCGGCCGACCGGCGGCTTCCGGCGGTGACCGCCGCTCTCGCCGCCAGCGCGGTGGACCCGGCGGCCGAGGACGCGGGGGCGGCGCACCGCGCCTTCTCCCGTACCGTCCTGAACGTCATCGGTGTCGCCCGGCGTTCCACGGCCGCCACCCCGGCCACCGCCCTGCTCCGGGCCCAGCGGGCCGGAGAGATCTCCAGCGCCGAGTTGGCCGGGATGATCGGGATGCTGCTGATCGGCACGGTCGACTCGCTCACCACCGTCGTCCCGGCCGGCACCCTGATGGCCGTGCGGCGCCCGGACGTCCGCCACGGCCTCAGCCACGACACCGGTCCCACGACGGCACTGACCGAGGAGATCCTGCGGCTCAACCCGCCGTTCCAGCACACCGGATGGAGATTCACCCGTGAGCCGTGCCGTATCGCGGACGTCCCGCTACCGCACGGCGCCGTGGTGGTCACCTCGCTGCTCGCGGCGAATCTCGACCCAGGACTCTGGCCGGACCCGCTGCGCGCCGATCCGCACCGTGCCGCGCCGGGCAGCCATCTCTCCTTCGGGCACGGACCGCACTACTGCCTGGGCGCGGCGCTCGGACGTCAGCTCGTCCACTCCGCACTGACCGGGCTGTTCGGCAGGCTGCCCGGACTGGGGCTCGCGGACACCGCGGGCGAACTCACCTGGCACGGCACGTGTCTGCGCCGGCTGGACAGCCTTCCCGCGGACCCCGGCGGCGGACACCGGATGCCACCGGGACGGGTCCCTCACTCCTCGAAGTAG
- a CDS encoding SGNH/GDSL hydrolase family protein: MNSSYCQGTSPGVRRWFGAALALVALVGSVAVADTGSASADAPARQVYVALGDSMASGPLVPPATGPLACGRSARNYAHLLAARLKVDAFRDVTCGGARTGDLTAPQQLSVLGAEAGTVPPQFDALSTGTTLVTLTVGGNDAGLVGVAGNCVRLTPFGTRCEDAYVQDGVDQEAVRIDALGPELAAVLDTIRERSPRARVLVTGYGAYLRPGGCWPVVPVLGGDADWLQGSIDRMNRVIAAQSAAHGAEYVDVRTPGKGHDACGAPGVKWIEGFVPTAPAAPLHPNARGERAYARLIGDRIGT, from the coding sequence GTGAACTCTTCGTACTGTCAGGGGACTTCACCCGGTGTGCGCCGGTGGTTCGGGGCGGCGCTCGCGCTGGTCGCGCTGGTGGGGTCGGTCGCGGTGGCCGATACCGGGTCCGCGAGCGCGGACGCCCCGGCCCGGCAGGTCTATGTGGCGCTCGGCGACTCGATGGCCTCGGGTCCGCTCGTACCGCCCGCGACGGGACCGCTCGCCTGTGGCCGGTCGGCCCGTAACTACGCGCATCTGCTTGCCGCTCGGCTGAAGGTCGACGCATTCCGCGACGTGACGTGCGGCGGCGCCCGGACCGGTGACCTGACCGCCCCGCAGCAGCTCTCCGTACTCGGGGCGGAAGCGGGCACGGTCCCGCCGCAGTTCGACGCGCTGAGCACCGGCACCACGCTGGTGACGCTCACCGTCGGCGGCAACGACGCCGGGCTGGTCGGCGTCGCCGGGAACTGCGTCCGGCTCACCCCCTTCGGGACCCGCTGCGAGGACGCGTACGTCCAGGACGGCGTGGACCAGGAGGCCGTCCGTATCGATGCGCTGGGGCCCGAGCTCGCCGCCGTGCTCGACACCATCCGTGAGCGCTCCCCACGGGCCAGGGTGCTGGTCACCGGCTACGGCGCGTACCTCCGGCCGGGAGGCTGCTGGCCGGTCGTCCCGGTGCTCGGCGGTGACGCCGACTGGCTGCAGGGAAGCATCGACCGGATGAACCGGGTGATCGCCGCGCAGTCGGCGGCGCACGGCGCCGAGTACGTCGACGTGCGGACACCCGGCAAGGGGCACGACGCCTGCGGGGCACCCGGCGTGAAATGGATCGAGGGCTTCGTCCCGACCGCGCCCGCCGCACCGCTGCACCCCAATGCCCGCGGTGAGCGGGCCTACGCCCGCCTCATCGGCGACCGCATCGGCACCTGA